A genomic stretch from Methylophilus medardicus includes:
- a CDS encoding TonB C-terminal domain-containing protein, which translates to MAAPEIDAFADEGQVSATRLWTTRILIALLLLALLVGIGYGIKKMFSGGATHKKQITTVKLLPDTPPPPPPPPPKEPPKETPKEQPKEAPKEPVAKPAETPPAENLKMEGAAGDGPSPFQSGAVNNEYKGGDVTTGPKIGGRKNMAAFAWFTNKVDAQIKKALDAEDGLNKIKYQVDVRVFLNAQGDIDHAELIDSTGDTETDALIRKVLNRIPPLKESAPEDMPRKVVVRMASKNMS; encoded by the coding sequence ATGGCTGCACCTGAGATTGACGCGTTTGCAGACGAAGGGCAAGTGTCTGCAACGCGTTTGTGGACAACAAGAATCCTCATTGCATTGCTGCTATTGGCGCTCTTGGTAGGCATCGGCTATGGCATTAAAAAAATGTTTTCTGGCGGCGCCACGCATAAAAAGCAAATCACTACGGTGAAGTTGTTGCCAGATACGCCGCCTCCGCCACCCCCGCCACCGCCCAAAGAGCCGCCCAAAGAGACGCCTAAAGAGCAACCGAAAGAGGCACCTAAGGAGCCGGTGGCCAAGCCTGCGGAAACCCCGCCTGCCGAAAACTTGAAGATGGAAGGGGCTGCTGGCGATGGACCTAGCCCGTTTCAGTCTGGTGCGGTGAACAATGAATATAAAGGCGGCGATGTGACTACCGGACCCAAAATCGGTGGGAGAAAAAATATGGCGGCATTTGCTTGGTTCACCAATAAGGTTGATGCGCAGATCAAAAAAGCGCTCGATGCCGAGGATGGTTTAAATAAGATCAAGTACCAAGTTGACGTCAGAGTGTTTTTGAATGCTCAGGGTGATATTGATCATGCCGAATTAATTGATTCCACTGGGGATACCGAAACAGATGCATTGATTCGCAAGGTGTTAAACAGAATTCCGCCCTTGAAAGAATCAGCGCCAGAGGATATGCCTAGAAAAGTTGTCGTCCGTATGGCTTCCAAAAATATGTCTTAA
- a CDS encoding ExbD/TolR family protein encodes MQVQNDAQPYDTINITPMLDLAYVLLVIFILMTTAGVQGLTMNLPKPSNKPSTEKHDIKIVQVQQGGTLTINGVGVSMAELETQLNQAKALDPKFNVMIKGQAQAPYAGVIGVIDLVNRLEIENVGLVTGKIGT; translated from the coding sequence ATGCAAGTACAAAACGACGCCCAGCCTTACGACACCATCAATATCACACCGATGCTGGATTTGGCCTACGTGCTGCTGGTGATTTTTATTCTGATGACGACCGCAGGGGTTCAGGGCTTGACTATGAATCTACCGAAGCCGTCAAACAAGCCCAGCACTGAAAAACACGACATCAAAATCGTACAGGTACAACAAGGTGGCACGCTGACCATTAACGGCGTAGGGGTGAGCATGGCTGAGCTGGAAACGCAACTCAACCAAGCGAAAGCCCTCGACCCAAAATTTAACGTCATGATTAAAGGCCAGGCACAGGCGCCTTATGCAGGCGTGATCGGCGTGATTGATCTGGTCAATCGCCTAGAAATTGAAAATGTCGGCCTGGTCACAGGCAAGATTGGAACTTGA
- a CDS encoding CAAX prenyl protease-related protein, whose product MMTALLHTWFNRHERARIYPFIGFIVLLALEPLLAKGLLALGLGAEPTYLIRSVSALCLLLYFRRDYLELRTRPSVWQLLTAVLAGGLVFLVWVAPYPAWLGGHVAGPVAAMPTNTTADIFWLICRWSGSALVVPVIEELFWRSYLMRRLDHADFMSVSPAMVSAYAIIVSSILFAIEHQLWLAGLLAGLVYAWLYRHFQVLWVSILAHVTTNAVLGAWVVCGGHWQYW is encoded by the coding sequence ATGATGACTGCACTACTGCACACTTGGTTTAACCGGCATGAACGTGCCCGCATTTACCCTTTCATCGGGTTCATCGTATTGTTGGCGCTAGAACCCTTGCTAGCTAAAGGATTGCTGGCGCTTGGCCTAGGCGCTGAACCCACCTATTTGATACGCAGTGTCTCTGCATTATGCCTGCTGCTCTACTTTCGTAGAGATTACCTCGAACTCCGCACGCGGCCCAGTGTCTGGCAACTGCTGACAGCGGTATTGGCGGGCGGGCTGGTTTTTTTAGTGTGGGTAGCCCCTTATCCTGCTTGGCTGGGTGGCCATGTCGCAGGGCCGGTCGCGGCGATGCCGACCAACACCACGGCGGATATATTCTGGTTAATATGTCGCTGGAGTGGTTCGGCCTTGGTAGTGCCGGTGATCGAAGAACTGTTTTGGCGTTCTTATTTAATGCGCAGACTCGATCACGCCGATTTTATGTCGGTGTCGCCCGCCATGGTGAGCGCTTATGCAATCATAGTAAGTAGTATATTATTTGCAATAGAACATCAGCTTTGGTTAGCCGGGCTGTTGGCAGGACTGGTATATGCCTGGTTATACCGTCATTTTCAGGTGCTCTGGGTATCGATACTCGCTCACGTGACCACAAACGCCGTGCTGGGTGCATGGGTGGTGTGTGGTGGTCACTGGCAATATTGGTAA
- a CDS encoding EpsD family peptidyl-prolyl cis-trans isomerase produces MKKIALIVPALMLVMAGCSKHDDAAKAGSQVVAKVNGSEITVHQLNFALSKVGKLDQTQVKAASEKVLQQMVDMELLKQKSIEEKLDRDPNVLQVLEATKQQVLAQAYMQKVAAKQAAPGPEEIKKFYDTHPELFSERNVYVIQEFAVKDGNQHASEIEAGINTAKSADEVAKWLKDNNYVFSANASRKAAEQLPLELLKKLNTLKAGDTLVVKSPQALVLLFLAKVDRQPVDQEKAKPVIQQFLVNAGQQTVIKNEVSSLRKAAKVEFYGDFAKLTLDSGANAAPAAPTAPAESKPEAAVAAPVSETTAQPAQQNQAIEKGLSGL; encoded by the coding sequence ATGAAAAAAATCGCATTAATTGTACCGGCGCTGATGTTAGTCATGGCAGGGTGCAGTAAACATGATGACGCTGCGAAAGCGGGCTCACAAGTAGTGGCTAAGGTAAACGGCAGTGAAATTACCGTGCATCAATTGAACTTTGCTTTATCCAAAGTGGGTAAGCTCGATCAAACGCAAGTTAAAGCAGCGTCTGAAAAAGTATTGCAGCAAATGGTCGATATGGAACTGCTCAAGCAAAAATCTATCGAGGAAAAACTTGACCGCGATCCAAACGTATTACAAGTGCTAGAAGCCACCAAGCAGCAGGTGCTTGCGCAAGCCTATATGCAAAAAGTAGCTGCAAAACAAGCGGCTCCGGGCCCGGAAGAAATCAAAAAGTTTTACGATACACACCCTGAGTTATTCAGCGAGCGTAACGTCTATGTGATTCAAGAGTTTGCGGTGAAAGATGGCAACCAACATGCCAGCGAGATTGAAGCCGGCATTAACACTGCGAAATCAGCTGATGAAGTTGCTAAATGGTTGAAAGATAACAACTATGTGTTTAGCGCAAATGCCAGCCGCAAAGCGGCTGAGCAATTGCCATTAGAGTTGCTGAAAAAACTCAATACCTTGAAAGCCGGCGACACATTGGTTGTAAAAAGCCCGCAAGCATTGGTGTTACTGTTTTTGGCGAAAGTAGATCGTCAACCAGTGGACCAAGAAAAAGCCAAACCAGTAATTCAACAATTTTTGGTTAACGCCGGTCAGCAAACCGTCATTAAAAATGAGGTATCTAGCCTTCGCAAAGCCGCCAAAGTTGAGTTCTACGGTGACTTTGCCAAGCTGACGCTGGATTCTGGCGCGAACGCGGCCCCGGCCGCCCCAACGGCACCCGCCGAGAGCAAACCAGAGGCCGCTGTTGCAGCGCCTGTGTCAGAAACCACCGCACAACCTGCACAGCAAAATCAAGCCATTGAAAAAGGACTCTCTGGCCTATAA
- a CDS encoding response regulator: protein MAKVMIADDHAMLRQGLRTMLEQAQHEVAPDALSGEEACMLVEKNHPDLLILDLDMPGIGGLETLKRILHRKPQMRVLIFSMHDDCIYATRAIQAGARGYVTKTEPPEVVLEAVQKILKGGRYINNELAQSLSMYHLESQENPIQKLSPREFEVFRRIAQGEALAAIAKAMHIGYKTVANIQTNVRQKLGVETTGQVVHIAVRFGIIKGL from the coding sequence ATGGCAAAAGTGATGATCGCCGACGACCACGCCATGCTCCGGCAAGGCTTGCGTACCATGTTAGAACAAGCGCAGCATGAGGTCGCGCCCGACGCCTTAAGTGGCGAAGAGGCCTGCATGCTGGTAGAAAAAAACCATCCTGACTTGTTGATACTGGACCTAGACATGCCCGGTATCGGCGGCCTAGAAACGCTCAAGCGGATTTTGCACCGCAAACCACAGATGCGCGTGCTGATTTTTAGCATGCACGATGATTGCATCTATGCCACGCGTGCGATTCAGGCAGGTGCCCGCGGCTATGTGACCAAAACAGAACCGCCCGAAGTGGTATTAGAAGCGGTACAGAAGATTCTCAAGGGAGGGCGTTATATCAATAACGAATTAGCGCAAAGCTTGTCGATGTACCACCTCGAGAGTCAGGAAAATCCAATCCAGAAACTATCGCCACGCGAATTTGAGGTGTTTCGCCGTATCGCGCAAGGCGAAGCCTTGGCGGCCATTGCCAAAGCGATGCACATTGGCTACAAAACGGTGGCGAATATTCAGACCAATGTCAGGCAAAAGCTTGGTGTTGAAACCACCGGGCAAGTCGTGCATATTGCGGTGCGTTTTGGCATCATCAAAGGGTTGTAG
- a CDS encoding DUF4350 domain-containing protein, translating into MAKHRFFSAIKRWLASNGLGWPHPLVVPAMVLFILLLGSLAWQFRIMVDTTHNQRNTLSSASLAALQQLSGPVEVTAFCSNSPYKGRYFRKSISALLQRYETVYADLHMQFIDPATAPTLARTQQIKKEGEMIIRYRGQEKRMYLPYTEQAFTNVLLQLQHGERAPLWFMAGHGETVLEDTTTHGGSVLAQAMHNAGLRFNSAHTLPALAQQDHMRPTLVLAGASSAYPADQVTEITHHVALGGNLIWLVDTAQTQGLQTLTDTLGIEISAGMVIDPGNRAFDIPLHSLSTQHYAAQGPTEDFALRTFFEQAHAIQRNRQPNDAWHTLPLVAAATQGWTSKHYRPGASATQIQFDANQDVQGPATIMLALEKTLKTGERQRILVIGSRQFFSNQQIQRGGNLALTLQSLKWVVNNQPSIHVPVTPLRDSVVALPTNQTGLILLFNSFQFGLPALLIWAGWLRWRRKQRA; encoded by the coding sequence ATGGCTAAACACAGATTTTTTTCAGCCATCAAGCGCTGGCTGGCTAGCAACGGCCTTGGCTGGCCACACCCGCTGGTAGTGCCTGCCATGGTGTTATTCATTTTGCTATTGGGTAGCCTAGCCTGGCAGTTTCGCATCATGGTGGATACCACGCACAATCAGCGCAATACCTTGTCATCCGCCAGCTTAGCGGCGTTACAGCAGTTGTCAGGGCCAGTCGAAGTGACCGCTTTTTGCAGCAATAGCCCTTATAAAGGGCGCTATTTCAGAAAATCGATCAGCGCATTGCTGCAACGCTATGAAACCGTATATGCGGATTTGCATATGCAATTTATTGATCCCGCCACCGCCCCTACCTTGGCCCGCACGCAGCAAATCAAAAAAGAAGGTGAAATGATCATCCGCTATCGTGGCCAAGAAAAGCGCATGTATTTACCGTATACCGAGCAAGCCTTTACCAACGTGCTGCTGCAATTGCAGCACGGCGAACGCGCGCCGCTATGGTTTATGGCGGGGCATGGTGAAACTGTGCTAGAAGATACAACGACGCATGGCGGCAGCGTGCTGGCCCAAGCGATGCACAACGCTGGTTTACGTTTCAACTCGGCACACACCCTGCCCGCGCTGGCCCAGCAAGATCACATGCGCCCGACGCTGGTGCTAGCCGGGGCCAGCAGCGCTTATCCCGCCGACCAAGTCACAGAAATCACCCACCATGTTGCGCTAGGCGGCAATCTCATCTGGCTGGTCGACACCGCACAAACACAAGGCCTACAGACGCTAACAGACACCCTAGGCATCGAGATTAGCGCAGGCATGGTCATCGACCCGGGCAACCGAGCATTCGACATTCCGCTCCACAGCTTAAGCACGCAACACTATGCGGCACAGGGCCCAACCGAAGACTTTGCCCTGCGCACCTTTTTTGAGCAAGCCCACGCCATTCAACGCAATCGCCAACCGAATGACGCTTGGCACACCCTGCCACTGGTCGCCGCCGCAACACAAGGCTGGACCAGCAAACATTATCGCCCGGGAGCCTCCGCAACGCAGATTCAGTTTGATGCTAACCAAGATGTACAAGGACCGGCGACTATCATGCTGGCCTTAGAAAAAACGCTTAAAACAGGTGAGCGACAACGAATTTTAGTCATCGGCAGTCGGCAGTTTTTTAGCAACCAACAAATTCAGCGCGGCGGCAATTTGGCACTCACTCTGCAAAGTCTAAAATGGGTAGTCAATAACCAACCCAGCATCCATGTTCCAGTGACCCCGCTGAGAGACAGTGTAGTCGCCCTACCCACCAATCAAACAGGGTTGATTCTGTTATTTAATAGTTTTCAATTTGGTCTGCCAGCCCTTTTAATATGGGCAGGCTGGTTGCGGTGGCGCCGTAAACAGCGTGCTTAA
- a CDS encoding PEP-CTERM sorting domain-containing protein has protein sequence MKKITLIALLAVVMPAQAAIQSLQFAGQVESGYYNGTSYQGQFSFDDAGLLASGTELLNLSSLNFNFGGSLFNLGTPALADATAVFQDGVFTGLEWSVDSSSPAIGFSLIAGYADTSDAFFAYDTTLGFSGTGSLAYAAAVPEPTQSGLIFAGLGLIGLIATRRKS, from the coding sequence ATGAAAAAAATCACACTCATCGCCTTGTTGGCAGTGGTCATGCCAGCCCAAGCGGCTATTCAATCGCTGCAGTTTGCTGGTCAGGTAGAGTCCGGTTATTACAACGGCACCAGCTATCAGGGCCAGTTCAGCTTTGATGATGCCGGTTTGCTGGCCTCAGGGACTGAGCTACTCAACCTGAGCAGCCTGAACTTCAACTTCGGCGGTAGCCTGTTTAATTTGGGTACGCCAGCATTGGCCGACGCTACCGCTGTGTTTCAAGATGGCGTGTTTACAGGCCTGGAGTGGTCTGTTGACTCCAGCAGCCCTGCCATTGGTTTCAGTCTGATTGCTGGTTATGCAGATACTTCAGATGCCTTTTTTGCCTATGACACCACATTGGGTTTTTCTGGCACCGGTAGTCTGGCCTATGCCGCAGCTGTCCCTGAGCCGACACAATCTGGCCTCATCTTTGCCGGACTAGGCCTGATTGGTCTGATCGCGACCCGTCGCAAGTCTTAA
- a CDS encoding ExbD/TolR family protein: MSEGVKEENQLYDEINITPMLDLAYVLLVIFIIMTTASVQGVKVDMPHTANTTALAKPQMRAITVTSDGSVYLDAFPVDMAQLEQRLAAYKSSQPELPVVLKGDAAAHYEKVSEVLEICKRLDITEVGLVTKKVVE, from the coding sequence ATGTCAGAAGGCGTCAAGGAAGAGAACCAGCTCTACGATGAAATCAACATTACGCCCATGCTTGATCTGGCCTATGTGTTGTTAGTGATTTTTATCATCATGACAACCGCATCGGTGCAGGGCGTCAAAGTGGACATGCCACACACCGCCAACACGACGGCCTTGGCCAAACCGCAAATGCGCGCGATTACGGTCACCAGTGATGGCAGTGTCTATCTGGATGCGTTTCCGGTGGACATGGCGCAACTGGAACAGCGGCTGGCGGCCTACAAAAGCAGCCAACCGGAGTTACCTGTCGTGCTCAAAGGCGATGCGGCGGCCCATTATGAAAAGGTATCTGAAGTGCTTGAAATCTGTAAGCGGTTGGACATCACCGAAGTCGGTCTGGTGACCAAGAAAGTGGTGGAGTAA
- a CDS encoding putative porin codes for MNIKAKNWMIPLIVTTLFGLQSEVVAAGERESLEEVRATTMSLIELLVQEGVLSKEKAQILLQQAQQAKLKAKNEADALAADNTQLPEKAVGQPKSIRVQYIPEHVKNEMRAEIEQDVMKKLNYKTEERLGLPEWIDRIEWTGALRLRYQQDMFSDTNAIPGTLNNEVQNMVVNNSTEDRQRQRVRALFGANIHINEWLNGGIRFTTGMLQTPVTPNQTEGFSQGKFVFGLDRAFLEAKPYDWLTLTGGRFANPFFTGNQTFGTDLIWDPDLAFDGFSAQANPNINKSWKLFSTVGAFPIEEVESSNTNKARDKWLYAAQGGIEWTSSNESKVKLGVAYYDFKNVEGERNPVNDSLKYAGTVALWRQKGNQTFSINDGTTNGNLCGSNGLCGLASQFQLINFTGEVDLAVFDPVHVILHGAYVQNIGFDQNEISRRTGNIYKKENEGYELSMMVGQPIIKKLHDWQVFGGYRRLEADAMLDGFTDSNFRLGGTDAKGFYVGAQYGVGKNAWLSSRYVSADEISGLPFSIDTFFVDFNGRF; via the coding sequence ATGAATATTAAAGCAAAAAATTGGATGATTCCTTTGATAGTGACCACCTTGTTTGGTCTGCAATCAGAGGTCGTAGCTGCAGGGGAGCGTGAATCGCTTGAGGAAGTGAGAGCAACGACCATGAGTTTGATCGAATTGCTGGTGCAAGAGGGTGTCTTGTCCAAAGAAAAGGCGCAGATCCTATTGCAACAGGCGCAACAAGCCAAGCTTAAAGCAAAAAATGAAGCTGACGCATTGGCGGCCGACAATACGCAGCTCCCAGAAAAAGCGGTTGGGCAACCAAAGTCGATACGCGTGCAATATATTCCTGAGCATGTCAAAAACGAAATGCGTGCTGAAATTGAGCAAGATGTGATGAAAAAGCTTAATTACAAAACCGAAGAACGCTTAGGCTTGCCAGAGTGGATTGATCGTATCGAATGGACGGGCGCACTGCGCTTGCGTTATCAGCAAGACATGTTTAGCGATACAAACGCGATTCCTGGAACACTGAACAACGAAGTGCAAAATATGGTTGTCAACAATTCAACCGAGGATCGTCAACGTCAGCGTGTGCGTGCATTGTTTGGTGCAAACATCCATATCAATGAATGGTTAAATGGCGGTATTCGATTCACTACCGGGATGTTACAAACGCCCGTGACCCCGAACCAAACTGAGGGATTTTCTCAAGGTAAGTTTGTGTTTGGTTTGGACAGGGCTTTTCTTGAAGCGAAGCCTTATGATTGGCTCACTCTGACCGGTGGTCGATTTGCAAATCCATTTTTTACGGGTAACCAGACCTTTGGCACGGACCTAATCTGGGATCCTGATCTTGCGTTTGATGGTTTTTCGGCACAGGCTAACCCAAACATAAACAAGTCTTGGAAGCTATTTTCAACAGTAGGTGCTTTTCCAATTGAAGAGGTGGAGAGTTCTAATACGAATAAGGCTCGGGACAAATGGTTATATGCGGCACAGGGAGGGATTGAGTGGACGTCGAGTAACGAAAGCAAAGTCAAACTTGGCGTTGCATACTACGATTTTAAAAATGTAGAAGGTGAGCGGAATCCGGTTAACGATAGTCTGAAGTACGCAGGGACCGTGGCGTTATGGCGACAAAAAGGTAACCAGACATTCAGTATCAATGACGGCACTACCAATGGTAATTTGTGCGGTTCTAACGGTTTGTGTGGACTGGCCTCTCAGTTTCAACTGATCAACTTCACCGGTGAGGTCGATTTAGCAGTTTTTGACCCGGTGCATGTGATTTTACATGGTGCTTATGTGCAAAATATTGGCTTTGATCAGAATGAAATTTCTCGGCGTACTGGCAACATCTATAAAAAAGAAAACGAGGGTTATGAGCTTTCTATGATGGTGGGTCAGCCAATAATTAAAAAATTGCATGACTGGCAAGTCTTTGGCGGATACCGTCGTCTAGAGGCCGATGCCATGCTGGATGGGTTTACTGATTCGAACTTCCGTCTTGGTGGCACGGATGCAAAAGGCTTTTATGTGGGCGCTCAATATGGTGTGGGCAAAAATGCATGGCTATCATCAAGATATGTCAGTGCGGATGAAATCTCTGGTTTGCCATTTTCTATCGATACGTTCTTTGTCGACTTTAATGGAAGATTCTAA
- a CDS encoding ABC transporter permease, with translation MMLIIARKELRSLFATPMGWLILGIFQAIVGTYYSLSFNQYFEIMHSAQWQVQRIGMTQFMAEGVFGVAAILMLLVVPLVSMKLVSEERKNQTLVLLMSAPLSISELILGKLLGMVLFLSLLIISMVGMIAMLLPWTEIDLPYLLTHAFGLWLLMVASSALGLYISCLTAQPLLAAFGSMSALSVCMLLDKFFSDDHQALFHALSLMQHYRQLSLGMLNSRDILFFMLFALFFVLLAIHRLEADRRHG, from the coding sequence ATGATGCTGATCATTGCGCGCAAAGAATTGCGCAGCCTGTTTGCCACGCCGATGGGCTGGCTAATATTGGGCATATTTCAGGCCATTGTCGGCACCTACTACAGCCTGAGTTTTAACCAATATTTTGAAATCATGCACAGTGCGCAATGGCAGGTGCAGCGCATCGGTATGACACAGTTTATGGCAGAGGGCGTGTTTGGGGTGGCGGCCATATTGATGCTATTGGTGGTGCCGCTCGTCTCGATGAAACTGGTCAGTGAAGAACGCAAAAACCAGACCTTGGTGTTACTCATGAGCGCTCCTTTGAGCATCAGCGAACTCATTCTAGGCAAGTTGCTGGGGATGGTACTTTTTCTCAGCCTGTTAATCATCAGCATGGTGGGAATGATTGCAATGCTATTGCCATGGACAGAAATAGACCTACCCTATCTGCTCACCCACGCCTTCGGTTTATGGTTGTTGATGGTCGCCAGCAGTGCCTTGGGGCTTTATATCTCTTGCCTGACTGCACAACCGCTCTTGGCTGCGTTTGGCAGCATGAGCGCGCTCTCAGTGTGCATGCTGCTAGACAAATTTTTTAGTGATGACCATCAGGCACTATTTCATGCGTTGTCACTAATGCAGCATTACCGCCAACTCTCATTAGGCATGCTCAATAGCCGCGACATCCTGTTTTTCATGCTGTTTGCGCTATTTTTTGTTTTGCTTGCGATTCACCGATTAGAGGCTGATCGACGCCATGGCTAA
- a CDS encoding DUF2341 domain-containing protein: MKNTFGLMLGLLGLSLSTAAMAAWNADWATQQKITLETASIKEAVNQAPVLVRLHSGNFDFTSANVDGADLRFIAADDKTELKFLLEKYDAVNELAVAWVVLPQVSAANKGLAISLYTGNEGAKAASDAQALNDPALLARFAFSENGLLKDSGPSQLTASGNATLQKAGLIAESATLSNGGLTITLPNAPALANGGTWSVWLKPANVPQTAEIFKSGNVTLKMAGSALALQAGSASTQAGELKAGQWQHIALVFQGGQAVVYVNGQAAGQVAASDAQATTTVSLGQGLAAEVDEWQLASTARSASWLALVTTSQGTDANMVKVIAADAEEAGEEGEANYMGILIDSLTLDAKVVIGILGVMFAISVWVMFSKAMMVVRTDKDNALFLKRFQQASADDLLGLDKTGTYANSNLFGLYKAGLREIKKREHDGKVSLSGASIDAIKAAVDADQVRETQRLNSMMVLLTIAISGGPFLGLLGTVVGVMITFAAIAAAGDVNVNAIAPGIAAALLATVAGLGVAIPALFGYNYLASRVKNITIAMQIFVDEFITRTAELYGKE; the protein is encoded by the coding sequence ATGAAGAACACGTTTGGTTTAATGCTTGGATTATTAGGGCTCAGTCTCTCAACCGCAGCGATGGCGGCTTGGAACGCAGATTGGGCAACACAACAAAAAATTACCCTGGAGACTGCCAGCATTAAAGAGGCCGTGAATCAGGCGCCGGTACTGGTGCGCCTGCACTCGGGCAATTTTGATTTCACCAGTGCCAATGTCGATGGCGCGGACTTGCGCTTTATTGCTGCGGATGACAAAACAGAACTCAAATTTTTGCTTGAAAAATATGATGCGGTGAACGAGCTGGCTGTGGCTTGGGTAGTGCTGCCGCAAGTCTCCGCCGCCAATAAAGGGCTGGCGATCAGTTTGTATACCGGTAACGAGGGGGCAAAAGCGGCCAGTGATGCGCAAGCCCTCAATGATCCAGCGCTGTTGGCACGTTTTGCCTTTTCTGAAAATGGCTTACTTAAAGATAGCGGCCCGAGCCAACTGACGGCGAGCGGTAATGCCACCTTACAAAAAGCGGGCTTGATTGCCGAGAGTGCCACATTGAGTAACGGCGGGCTCACAATCACCTTGCCTAATGCGCCTGCATTAGCCAATGGCGGGACGTGGTCCGTCTGGTTAAAGCCAGCCAATGTGCCGCAAACCGCTGAGATTTTCAAAAGCGGCAATGTGACTTTGAAAATGGCAGGCAGTGCATTGGCCTTACAAGCAGGGTCTGCCAGCACGCAAGCCGGTGAGCTCAAGGCTGGCCAGTGGCAACATATTGCGCTGGTGTTTCAAGGCGGTCAGGCCGTGGTGTATGTGAATGGCCAAGCGGCCGGCCAGGTCGCTGCGAGCGATGCGCAAGCCACCACCACCGTGAGCCTGGGGCAGGGCTTAGCCGCAGAAGTGGATGAGTGGCAACTGGCGTCGACGGCACGCAGTGCCTCTTGGTTGGCACTGGTGACGACCTCACAAGGCACCGATGCCAACATGGTGAAGGTGATTGCCGCCGATGCCGAGGAAGCCGGCGAAGAGGGTGAAGCTAACTACATGGGCATCTTGATTGATAGCCTCACGCTCGATGCCAAAGTGGTGATCGGGATCTTGGGCGTGATGTTTGCCATCAGCGTCTGGGTGATGTTCAGCAAAGCCATGATGGTAGTGCGCACTGATAAAGACAATGCTTTGTTTTTAAAGCGTTTTCAACAAGCCTCTGCGGATGACTTGCTGGGTTTAGATAAAACCGGCACCTATGCGAACTCTAATCTGTTTGGTTTATACAAAGCCGGCCTACGTGAAATCAAAAAACGTGAGCATGATGGCAAAGTCTCGTTGAGCGGGGCCTCCATTGATGCGATCAAAGCCGCCGTCGACGCCGATCAGGTGCGCGAAACCCAGCGTCTGAACAGCATGATGGTGTTGCTGACGATTGCGATTTCTGGCGGACCATTTCTTGGCCTGTTAGGCACGGTGGTGGGGGTGATGATTACCTTTGCTGCGATTGCCGCCGCAGGAGATGTGAACGTGAACGCGATTGCGCCGGGGATTGCGGCGGCCTTGCTGGCTACTGTGGCCGGCTTGGGCGTGGCGATTCCAGCCTTGTTTGGTTATAACTATCTGGCAAGTCGCGTCAAAAACATCACCATCGCCATGCAGATTTTTGTCGATGAGTTCATTACGCGTACCGCTGAGCTTTACGGTAAGGAATAA